Proteins from a genomic interval of Desulfurobacterium sp. TC5-1:
- a CDS encoding RNA-guided endonuclease TnpB family protein, whose translation MNGLKQEKIKETLNATRKRRKRQIPRVYQLKLQNLSKKDRKKLDRLFLEAKWLYNYIIADIENRLTKDSWKLKQVKIKTPEGFEKRDINTLSSQMRQGIIERIKHSLKSLKKAKEKGIKAGKLSFKSEIRSIPLKQYGITYKISGDRNRIKIQGIKKKFRVLGLHQLIEDCEIANGLLVKKPSGYYLYVTCYLQKEKALEEIKKKQTRQPIGIDLGIKHQITLSNGEKISWYVEETKRLKKLQKTLSRKQKGSKNYFKTKLKIQKEWEYIQNKRKDTLNKAISHLKKFFLIAIQNDSIKGWHEGYFGKQVQNTGIGGITARLKRLATLIPVFFVDRYEPTTQVCSFCGHRQKIPLSERTYKCPLCGKEIDRDVNSAKNILKIAVEKLKGEGKLLKTLPVDCGEVTSVEWAITHGEAGSLPL comes from the coding sequence ATGAACGGATTAAAGCAAGAGAAAATTAAAGAAACTCTTAATGCAACCAGAAAACGGAGAAAACGTCAAATTCCCCGCGTCTATCAACTTAAACTTCAGAACCTATCAAAGAAAGATAGAAAAAAACTTGACAGACTATTCCTTGAAGCCAAGTGGCTCTACAACTACATAATTGCAGACATAGAAAACCGTCTAACCAAAGACTCCTGGAAGCTCAAGCAGGTAAAAATCAAAACACCCGAAGGCTTTGAAAAGAGAGACATCAATACTCTCTCATCTCAAATGAGACAGGGAATAATCGAAAGGATAAAACACTCCCTTAAATCCCTCAAAAAAGCAAAAGAAAAAGGAATCAAAGCAGGCAAACTCTCATTCAAAAGCGAAATAAGAAGCATACCCCTAAAACAGTATGGAATAACCTACAAAATTTCAGGAGACAGAAACAGAATAAAGATACAGGGAATAAAGAAAAAGTTCAGAGTTTTAGGACTCCACCAGTTAATAGAGGACTGTGAAATAGCAAACGGACTGCTTGTAAAGAAACCGAGTGGCTACTACCTCTACGTCACTTGCTACCTGCAAAAAGAAAAAGCATTAGAAGAAATCAAAAAGAAACAAACCAGACAACCTATTGGAATAGACCTTGGAATAAAACACCAGATAACCCTATCAAACGGAGAAAAAATAAGCTGGTATGTAGAAGAAACCAAAAGACTCAAAAAACTACAAAAAACACTCTCAAGAAAACAAAAAGGAAGCAAGAACTACTTTAAAACCAAGCTGAAAATTCAAAAAGAGTGGGAATATATTCAGAACAAGAGGAAAGACACCCTCAACAAAGCCATAAGCCACCTGAAGAAATTCTTCCTGATAGCAATTCAAAACGACTCAATAAAAGGCTGGCACGAAGGATACTTTGGTAAACAGGTTCAAAACACGGGGATAGGAGGAATAACTGCAAGGCTGAAACGCCTTGCGACTCTTATTCCCGTGTTCTTTGTTGATAGATACGAACCTACCACACAAGTTTGTTCTTTCTGCGGACACAGGCAGAAAATCCCCCTATCAGAAAGGACATACAAATGTCCTCTCTGCGGAAAAGAGATAGACAGGGACGTTAACTCTGCAAAGAACATACTCAAGATAGCGGTAGAGAAACTCAAAGGAGAAGGAAAACTCCTTAAAACCCTACCCGTGGACTGCGGGGAAGTAACGTCTGTGGAGTGGGCAATAACCCACGGTGAAGCAGGAAGCCTGCCACTTTAG